From Haemorhous mexicanus isolate bHaeMex1 chromosome 1, bHaeMex1.pri, whole genome shotgun sequence, one genomic window encodes:
- the NT5C3A gene encoding cytosolic 5'-nucleotidase 3A isoform X4: MPEFQKKTVHIKDPARVEEIICGLIKGGAAKLQIITDFDMTLSRFSYNGKRCPTCHNIIDNSKIITDECRKKLFQLKETYYAIEIDPALTIEEKYPYMVEWYHKSHALLIEQGLQKDKFAEIVRESDVMLKEGYENFFDKLSEHNIPVFIFSAGIGDILEEVIHQAGVYHSNVKVVSNFMDFDENGILKGFKGELIHVYNKHDGALKNTEYFKQLKDNSNIILLGDSQGDLSMADGVANVEHILKIGYLNDKVDELLEKYMDSYDIVLVKDESLEVANSILQKIL; the protein is encoded by the exons ATGCCAGAATTTCAGAAGAAGACTGTCCATATTAAGGATCCAGCAAGAGTAGAGGAGATTATTTGTGGCCTCATCAAAGGTGGAGCTGCCAAACTTCAG ATTATTACAGATTTTGATATGACATTAAGTAGATTTTCCTACAATGGAAAAAGATGTCCAACTTGTCATA ACATCATTGATAACTCTAAGATCATCACAGATGAATGTCGGAAAAAG ttATTTCAGCTGAAAGAAACTTACTATGCCATTGAAATTGATCCAGCTCTCACCATTGAAGAGAAATACCCATATATGGTAGAATG GTACCATAAATCTCATGCACTACTCATTGAACAAGGCTTACAGAAGGACAAGTTTGCAGAAATTGTAAGGGAATCTGATGTTATGCTGAA AGAAGGGTATGAGAACTTCTTTGATAAGCTCAGTGAACATAATATTCCTGTGTTCATATTTTCTGCTGGGATTGGTGACATTCTTGAGGAAGTGATCCACCAGGCTGGGGTCTACCATTCTAATGTCAAAGTGGTTTCCAATTTCATGGATTTTGATGAAAAT GGAATATTAAAAGGATTTAAAGGAGAATTGATTCATGTTTACAACAAACATGATGGTGCCTTGAAGAACACAGAGTACTTCAAACAGCTAAAAGACAACAGCAATATCATACTGCTGGGTGATTCTCAAGGAGACTTGAGTATGGCAGATGGAGTAGCAAATGTTGAGCACATTCTTAAGATTGGCTATCTCAATGATAAA GTAGACGAGCTTTTGGAAAAATACATGGACTCTTATGATATTGTCTTGGTGAAAGATGAATCCCTGGAAGTTGCCAACTCCATTTTACAGAAAATCCTGTAA
- the NT5C3A gene encoding cytosolic 5'-nucleotidase 3A isoform X3, which yields MQALHLWTLLATYAAAVGQNQGQKNQECPKLNAQMPEFQKKTVHIKDPARVEEIICGLIKGGAAKLQIITDFDMTLSRFSYNGKRCPTCHNIIDNSKIITDECRKKLFQLKETYYAIEIDPALTIEEKYPYMVEWYHKSHALLIEQGLQKDKFAEIVRESDVMLKEGYENFFDKLSEHNIPVFIFSAGIGDILEEVIHQAGVYHSNVKVVSNFMDFDENGILKGFKGELIHVYNKHDGALKNTEYFKQLKDNSNIILLGDSQGDLSMADGVANVEHILKIGYLNDKVDELLEKYMDSYDIVLVKDESLEVANSILQKIL from the exons ATGCAAGCCCTGCATCTCTGGACTCTGCTTGCCACCTATGCTGCTGCAGTAGGACAAAATCAAGGACAGAAGAATCAGGAGTGCCCTAAGCTCAACGCACAG ATGCCAGAATTTCAGAAGAAGACTGTCCATATTAAGGATCCAGCAAGAGTAGAGGAGATTATTTGTGGCCTCATCAAAGGTGGAGCTGCCAAACTTCAG ATTATTACAGATTTTGATATGACATTAAGTAGATTTTCCTACAATGGAAAAAGATGTCCAACTTGTCATA ACATCATTGATAACTCTAAGATCATCACAGATGAATGTCGGAAAAAG ttATTTCAGCTGAAAGAAACTTACTATGCCATTGAAATTGATCCAGCTCTCACCATTGAAGAGAAATACCCATATATGGTAGAATG GTACCATAAATCTCATGCACTACTCATTGAACAAGGCTTACAGAAGGACAAGTTTGCAGAAATTGTAAGGGAATCTGATGTTATGCTGAA AGAAGGGTATGAGAACTTCTTTGATAAGCTCAGTGAACATAATATTCCTGTGTTCATATTTTCTGCTGGGATTGGTGACATTCTTGAGGAAGTGATCCACCAGGCTGGGGTCTACCATTCTAATGTCAAAGTGGTTTCCAATTTCATGGATTTTGATGAAAAT GGAATATTAAAAGGATTTAAAGGAGAATTGATTCATGTTTACAACAAACATGATGGTGCCTTGAAGAACACAGAGTACTTCAAACAGCTAAAAGACAACAGCAATATCATACTGCTGGGTGATTCTCAAGGAGACTTGAGTATGGCAGATGGAGTAGCAAATGTTGAGCACATTCTTAAGATTGGCTATCTCAATGATAAA GTAGACGAGCTTTTGGAAAAATACATGGACTCTTATGATATTGTCTTGGTGAAAGATGAATCCCTGGAAGTTGCCAACTCCATTTTACAGAAAATCCTGTAA
- the FKBP9 gene encoding peptidyl-prolyl cis-trans isomerase FKBP9, whose translation MAGSAAVRRRGPGCGSLLLLLPALLESWAACQAPPVPAAEIPPDGTELGVERRFVPESCPRAVRPGDFVRYHYLGAFPDGTRFDSSYDRGSTFNVFVGKGQLIAGMDQALVGMCVNERRFVKIPPKLAYGSEGVPGVIPPNAVLHFDVLLIDLWNSEDEVQVQTYFKPDKCPRTVQVSDFVRYHYNGTFLDGTLFDSSHNRMRTYDTYVGIGWLIPGMDQGLLGMCVGEKRIITIPPFLAYGEDGDGKEIPGQASLVFDVVLLDLHNPKDGIAIENQLVPESCERRSQTGDFLRYHYNGTLLDGTLFDSSYFRNRTYDTYVGKGYVIAGMDEGLLGVCTGEKRRIIIPPHLGYGEEGRGKIPGSAVLVFDIHVVDFHNPSDSVSITVHYKPSNCTVLSKKGDYLKYHYNASLLDGTLLDSTHSLGKTYNIVLGSGQVVLGMDMGLQDMCVGERRTVIIPPHLGYGEDGVEGEVPGSAVLVFDIELLELVSGLPEGYMFVWNGEVSPNLFEEIDQNHDGEVLLEEFSEYIQTQVDTGKGKLAPGFDFEKIVKNMFTNQDRDGNGKVTAAEFKLKDQEAKEEHDEL comes from the exons ATGGCGGGGTCGGCGGCCGTGCGGCGGCGAGGCCCGGGCTGCGgatcgctgctgctgctgctgccggcgctgctggagagctgggcgGCCTGCCAGGCGCCTCCGGTGCCCGCCGCCGAAATCCCTCCGGACGGTACCGAGCTCGGCGTCGAGCGGCGCTTCGTGCCCGAGAGCTGCCCGCGGGCCGTGCGCCCCGGAGACTTCGTGCGCTACCACTACCTCGGCGCCTTCCCCGACGGCACCCGCTTCGACTCCAG TTATGACAGGGGATCCACGTTCAACGTGTTTGTGGGCAAAGGTCAGCTTATTGCTGGGATGGACCAAGCTCTGGTGGGCATGTGTGTGAACGAGCGCCGGTTTGTGAAGATTCCCCCTAAGCTTGCCTACGGAAGTGAAGGTGTCC ctgGTGTGATACCCCCCAATGCTGTGCTCCATTTCGACGTGCTCCTGATAGATCTGTGGAACTCGGAGGACGAAGTGCAGGTTCAGACTTACTTCAAACCTGATAAGTGTCCTCGGACAGTGCAGGTGTCTGACTTTGTACGGTACCATTACAATGGAACATTCTTGGATGGGACCCTGTTTGATTCAAG CCATAATCGGATGCGAACTTATGATACCTATGTGGGGATTGGATGGCTGATCCCTGGTATGGACCAGGGTCTCTTGGGAATGTGCGTAGGGGAGAAGCGCATTATCACCATACCACCTTTCCTGGCGTATGGAGAGGATGGAGATG GTAAGGAAATCCCTGGCCAAGCTTCCCTTGTGTTTGATGTGGTTTTGCTGGATCTGCATAACCCCAAGGATGGTATTGCTATTGAGAACCAGCTCGTGCCTGAGTCTTGTGAGCGGAGAAGCCAGACAGGAGACTTTCTGCGATACCATTACAACGGCACACTTTTGGATGGCACATTATTTGATTCCAG tTATTTCCGAAACCGTACATATGACACCTACGTTGGGAAAGGTTATGTGATTGCTGGAATGGATGAAGGTTTGCTAGGTGTCTGCACTGgtgaaaaaagaagaataataaTCCCCCCTCATCTTGGATATGGAGAAGAAGGGAGAG GAAAGATTCCAGGATCTGCAGTGCTGGTCTTTGACATCCACGTGGTGGACTTCCACAACCCCTCGGATTCGGTCAGCATCACTGTTCACTACAAACCTTCCAACTGCACTGTGCTGAGCAAGAAGGGGGATTACCTGAAATACCACTACAATGCTTCGCTCCTGGATGGAACCCTGCTGGACTCCAC aCACAGCCTTGGCAAGACCTACAACATAGTTCTGGGATCTGGTCAGGTGGTGTTGGGGATGGACATGGGCCTTCAGGACATGTGTGTCGGGGAACGACGGACAGTCATTATCCCACCTCACCTCGGTTATGGAGAAGATGGAGTTG AAGGAGAAGTGCCTGGTAGTGCTGTATTGGTTTTTGACATCGAACTGCTGGAATTGGTGTCCGGCTTGCCTGAAGGATACATGTTTGTATGGAATGGGGAAGTCTCTCCCAACCTTTTTGAAGAAATAGACCAAAATCATGATGGAGAGGTTCTTTTGGAGGAG TTTTCAGAGTACATCCAAACTCAAGTTGATACTGGCAAGGGAAAATTAGCTCCTGGCTTTGATTTTGAGAAGATTGTTAAAAATATGTTCACCAATCAAGACCGGGATGGAAATGGTAAAGTTACTGCTGCAGAATTCAAGTTGAAAGATCAGGAGGCCAAAGAGGAGCACGATGAACTgtaa